The sequence below is a genomic window from Sorangiineae bacterium MSr12523.
GGAGGAGGTCGCGGAATTCCACCACGACGCGATGCCGCTGCCGGAGGCGACGTACCCGGAGGTCACCCTTCCCTTCTGCCTGGGGTGGCTGCCGCTCGATGGGAAGCGGCGAAGCGTGTACGCGTGGATCAACGACCGGTTCGTGGCGAAGGTCTACGTCGAAACGGCGGGCCGCTCGCGGCTGTCGCTTCCCATCGGAACGCGCGATGCGGTCGAGGTGATCTTCTACCCGGACTTGAACGACTGGATCGCGCTGGGCAGCGTGCTCACGCGGCTGGCGAAGCCGTTCATTCCGAAATACTACATGTGGGTCGAGCCCGAGGCGCCGTACCGGCTCTTGCGCTTCGAGGGGCCGTATGGGCCGCCGGGGGCACCGGAAATTACCCTGGAACTCGCCTCCATTTCGGCGAAGTGATTCCATCGGGGACATGCGCCTTCTTGCAGCGGCCTCGCTGGTCGCGCTCGTAGCTTGTTCCCCAGCATCAGCCCCTCCTCCTGCCCCGGCACCGCGGGTGAGCGAAGTACCGCACGCGGCCGCGCAAGCGCCGAAGGCACCGACGTCGAAGTCCCTGGGGATGGTGGGGGACATCCAGGTGGCGTCGTATCCGCCGTCGGGGTTCGAGCGGCTTAGCGCGGAGCAGCGCGCGCTGGCGTACCACCTCGCGAGTGCGGCACTGGCGGGCGACGTGATTTTCACGATGCAGACATCGCGCTTCGCATGGCCCGCGCGGCAGGCGGTGCAGCGGATTTTGGCCAAGCGGGACAAGCTCGAGCCGGGGACGCGCGACAAGCTGCTCGAGTACCGGCGTTTTCTGTTCGTGCACCATGGGCTGCACGACAAATCGACGGGCGCGAAGTACACGCCGCCCATCGCGCGCGCGGAGTTCGAGAAGGCGGCGCGCGCAGCCGACGTGAGCGTGCCGGCGGAGCTTCTCGCGGCGATGTTCGACCCGAAGGTGCAGCCGGCGCAGGTGAACAAGTCGCCGGGCGTGGGGAAAGATCCCATCGCGGAGAGCGCGTCGAACCATTACGAGGGCATCACGAGCAAGGATCTGCACCTGTACGAGGAGCAGTACGAGCTCAATGGGCGTTTGGTGAAGCAAGGGGGCAAGGTCGTCGAGCAGGTGTACCGCTCCGGGGACGCGAAGACGCCGGCGGGGCTGGCCGCGCCCGAGTTGAAGCGCGTGATCGAGCACCTGCAGGCCGCGAGCGCGCTGGCGCCGGCGGCGCAGAAAGAGGCGCTGCGGCACCTGGTGAACTATCTCGCGACGGGAACGCCGGAGGAGTTTCGCAAGCACGACATCGCATGGGTCGCGCAGACGTTTCCCGTGGATTACATTTTGGGCTTCATCGAGGTGGCGCTGGACGTGCGCCAGCGCAAAGGAAGCTTCGAGGCCTTCGTGGCCATCGCCGATCCGCTGCACGATCCGCCGCTGCAGGCTTTGGCGCGGGAGGCGGCGTACTTCGAGCAAAAGCTGCCCACGCCGAAGGAGTACAAGCGCGACGTGTTCCGCGTGCCGGCGGCCGCCGCGGTAAGCGTGCTCGCGGCGACCGGTGAAGCGGGGTTCTTCAC
It includes:
- a CDS encoding dipeptidyl peptidase 3, producing the protein MRLLAAASLVALVACSPASAPPPAPAPRVSEVPHAAAQAPKAPTSKSLGMVGDIQVASYPPSGFERLSAEQRALAYHLASAALAGDVIFTMQTSRFAWPARQAVQRILAKRDKLEPGTRDKLLEYRRFLFVHHGLHDKSTGAKYTPPIARAEFEKAARAADVSVPAELLAAMFDPKVQPAQVNKSPGVGKDPIAESASNHYEGITSKDLHLYEEQYELNGRLVKQGGKVVEQVYRSGDAKTPAGLAAPELKRVIEHLQAASALAPAAQKEALRHLVNYLATGTPEEFRKHDIAWVAQTFPVDYILGFIEVALDVRQRKGSFEAFVAIADPLHDPPLQALAREAAYFEQKLPTPKEYKRDVFRVPAAAAVSVLAATGEAGFFTFGGVNLPNSQEMRETHGSKNFINESSLTVFRELRDAKLLDEFVAAESRAEVQRCLPYLVDAAVGFHEVTGHGSGKVSSTLQGDPSKLLAPYYSAMEEGRANLVANYLIGDPKTVQIGLLPDAACARVYPSLEEAMTLEFLSWVPEGDRIEEDHMQGAFIRLGIFLEKGVTKVEERNGKIFFTVKDPDAWRRAAGELLTEHQRIKATGDKAAMAALVEKYGSRLNTTWRDQVIARVKSLNLPRALATVPPVLTPIRDAKGQVIDAKAEQVTSLDAYLDVLEGS